The Bombus pascuorum chromosome 5, iyBomPasc1.1, whole genome shotgun sequence genome segment TATTCTCTAGgaaacaatacaaaatttaactttatcgcaaatttgtaataaaaagaaagttatttaACAAAgctaattcatatattttatcattatttttaaatttatgtagTAAAACTTAATAAGTATAGAACTGAAtgatcaatataaaaatatatgtatatatacagacTCTTTCCACactatcaaaaatattatgctCTTACAAATTTAAAAGCATATTATTCAATACAAAACTGAGTTTTCAtacatttactttattattcgataaagtgaaaaatatgaaacaattaaagTTATGTCTTTGTAGTATACTAATCAAAATGgtataattttactaaaattacaatatatatacaatatatatatattgtaattttatgttaaataatgattgtttataaacaattttgttattaatttagttATGCtctttattgtatttattttgaaaaagaatgtatttatgtacattaaacacttatttatttttaatttgtatctgatgtaaaaataactttaataaaataagtatttcCAATTCtatgataatgataattactttacaaacttatattaatatgtacCCTATGCACAAATATACACTATGCATATCTATTATTAAGAACATTAATcttaatgtatgtattttagtaaattgcgttaagtaataataaatattaataaaatataatcttcaTTAATAACTcattaaagtattataaaatggATTTCTTCATAATTTCCCATTAGTTGTGAGTCATATTGTATTGTTCATTaatcttaatatttaaaaaaataaaatttgtcatgattctgaatataaaaaaacatttatcatgttttacaatattcatttatatacaCTTCTgcatatacaaaaatataatttgattttaatatgttatatCCAATGTGGTATTTAGTTTGTAAAAGTAGAactaaatattgaatattctttttgtacatggtaaaattatttcaactttttacattctgtataatataaaatgctaCAATATGTCAAAATCTATATtgtcaataataaatttaatattcacttctttaaatatacagtttctttaataaaattttgttatattaattacaacaTAAATATAGATAAGAACCATATTGTATACAAATAAATGCACATATGCATTAACAAAATAtgatatacaattataatttgtgCATGTTAATACTGCATCTACagcaattataatatatctatacatGTACGTTTGTCTTAAAAACAGAGAAGGCAAGCCAAACTTaatctgtaaatattttaaaacaaaaactcTTAAGCATTTCTTGATTTTAAGATAAGAATTCATCAGTATTTAAATCGAATATTAAAGTTCAATGaatcttataatattatagtatagtTATGTTAATGTGTCAGTTTCATACGAATGATATATCTTTATCGTCAACACGCTCGATCGTAAAAcctacattatttttaatatattgaaatacttATGATATTGTCATACCTGTATTTTGTACTATTCGTGCAGTATTCGTTCCTGAAGGAGGTTCTGTAGATCCTGCTGTAGACGCACTAGCACAGTCCACTTCATCTCGTTTACCGTCTAAtctataaatgtaatttatcatttatatctCATTATTTACATGactagaaaatttaaatgatattttatgatataataataataatattttattgtacatcGTAATGTAATAACTTTATGTCTATTACAATAAGGTTTTTTGGCACAACGGATTGATTTATTTAGTATATCTTTACTTATTTTAGGAATTGTTATTCTaatcttataaaataaattaaatatagatatattttatgctataaaagaattttaaataatcaatttaaaacaatttatagaaatttaattttcatgtaaatacactgaattatttaaaaaaatatataagtatatattttgttaaactcaggaaaagtttgaaaaatttaagttATTAGAGAAAATTATCATGTATAATTGATTCAATCATATACAAtgatttttaaggaaatactaGGAAAAATTATAACTACTAGATGGATggtaaattagaaaaatttgtacatattttcaatagttaaaaaataatagcatGCGTATATTTAAATCAGACAGGTTATAGAATACAAGCAATGTAATTGTACTGCATGATAGATAAGAAGTTATGTgcaatacaaaataattaaatatcaaaattattgatgagaaatgaattaaattagaaatattgtattgtaaGAGTACAAACCTATGTTGTTTAAGCAATGTACAATCTCCACCTTCAGTTGAGTCCAAATTATAAACATACAAATAACCCTCAGCACTAGCCACCAACAACCTAAGTACTTTATGTACgctgtataataaaatacattttagaaaaagtatatatgtttacatacgtaatttattaattaaacttaCACTGTGATGGcacaaacattttttaatcctTGAAATGGCAAATGGACGCTAGCAAAGGCACGTCCTTGATTGAAAACATCAGTTACTTGTGATGGTAAATAATTAGCTGATGCAGATACAGCCTTTGTTAAGTATCCCATCCAAGTTTGTGATTCTTCTGTTGTTTGCCGCAatctgataataataaaagaaaatttgaatcattaaaatgaaaatttgatggTAGCATTAAGTTAAATAATGACAAATTACATACGCTTCCTTTGGTTCTTCCAACTTGAAAATATGCACTGTTTCTGTATTACTTGAACAACAAAGAAACATAGAGTCCACACTAAAAGCAAGACTGCTTATAGATACGCATCGCTTAACCCCACGACGaaattcaaacagttttgtaCCATCATGAACCTTCAGAGATATAAAGAACCTTCAGCAATGCATCTAAATTTAGGAACTGATCAAATAATTAATGcaatatgaataattaaacttaCATGGAAAACTCTAATTACAGTACCCTTTTCGGAAGCAGTAGCTACTTTGGTACCGTTAGGGCTAAATGCAAGTGCTGCCAATGGGCTGTCATGCGCAGGAATCATAGTTTTAGCttgctaaaaataaaaagtacatttAAATGTGTAATCCCTATCTTTGttaagatttttataatacttacAAGATTAATTGCGTCAAATATTTGAACTTCACCAATTGTGTTTGAACCTGGATAAGCTAAATAACAATTATCACTATTTATTGATAGTGTACACAGACCTGCTAAATTAGGTGGAGTATCACGAATTGTGTGTAGCACTTTCATGTCTCTTAtgttatgaatatataatgaTTCTTCCAGACATACCACTAATctctgtaaatttatattactttataattcctatatatttaaaaagattatgataatatgatgtatatcgttttattaatagaaactcgtttatagaaatatttgatacatCTGATCTATCTATAAGTGATATTATATAGGAAGTCTCATTTAAATCAGTTGTTCCAAGAATGTTCATGTTTCTTATGTTCAAGTCTCcttcatattaaataaagaaaagattaaaactaatttctacaaaaatagTTTAACATATGTTATTTCATAGCTTTATGTatcaaaatacataatttgagATAATACACAAACTTAATTTCAtccacaaaatatttatttcaatgaaaagaactaaaattaaaatttaaataaactagtTTCTATTATCATACTATCATACATTCACAATTGCTATAATAATATGATGAAAC includes the following:
- the LOC132907014 gene encoding WD repeat domain phosphoinositide-interacting protein 2 isoform X2 — encoded protein: MQNLVHNVDVLTQGLKYSISGLMNLANQTTDPQSRVFFVNFNQDCTSLAVGSKAGYKLFSLSSVDHLEKIYENDTEDIYIVERLFSSSLVAVVSLRSPRKLKVCHFRKGTEICHYSYSNTILAVKLNRARLVVCLEESLYIHNIRDMKVLHTIRDTPPNLAGLCTLSINSDNCYLAYPGSNTIGEVQIFDAINLQAKTMIPAHDSPLAALAFSPNGTKVATASEKGTVIRVFHVHDGTKLFEFRRGVKRCVSISSLAFSVDSMFLCCSSNTETVHIFKLEEPKEALRQTTEESQTWMGYLTKAVSASANYLPSQVTDVFNQGRAFASVHLPFQGLKNVCAITVVHKVLRLLVASAEGYLYVYNLDSTEGGDCTLLKQHRLDGKRDEVDCASASTAGSTEPPSGTNTARIVQNTESEKYHEMIAATESPPGFSGSFRLKDDTEFPPVTQRTD
- the LOC132907014 gene encoding WD repeat domain phosphoinositide-interacting protein 2 isoform X3; this translates as MQNLVHNVDVLTQGLKYSISGLMNLANQTTDPQSRVFFVNFNQDCTSLAVGSKAGYKLFSLSSVDHLEKIYENDTEDIYIVERLFSSSLVAVVSLRSPRKLKVCHFRKGTEICHYSYSNTILAVKLNRARLVVCLEESLYIHNIRDMKVLHTIRDTPPNLAGLCTLSINSDNCYLAYPGSNTIGEVQIFDAINLQAKTMIPAHDSPLAALAFSPNGTKVATASEKGTVIRVFHVHDGTKLFEFRRGVKRCVSISSLAFSVDSMFLCCSSNTETVHIFKLEEPKEALRQTTEESQTWMGYLTKAVSASANYLPSQVTDVFNQGRAFASVHLPFQGLKNVCAITVVHKVLRLLVASAEGYLYVYNLDSTEGGDCTLLKQHRLDGKRDEVDCASASTAGSTEPPSGTNTARIVQNTD
- the LOC132907014 gene encoding WD repeat domain phosphoinositide-interacting protein 2 isoform X1 — encoded protein: MQNLVHNVDVLTQGLKYSISGLMNLANQTTDPQSRVFFVNFNQDCTSLAVGSKAGYKLFSLSSVDHLEKIYENDTEDIYIVERLFSSSLVAVVSLRSPRKLKVCHFRKGTEICHYSYSNTILAVKLNRARLVVCLEESLYIHNIRDMKVLHTIRDTPPNLAGLCTLSINSDNCYLAYPGSNTIGEVQIFDAINLQAKTMIPAHDSPLAALAFSPNGTKVATASEKGTVIRVFHVHDGTKLFEFRRGVKRCVSISSLAFSVDSMFLCCSSNTETVHIFKLEEPKEALRQTTEESQTWMGYLTKAVSASANYLPSQVTDVFNQGRAFASVHLPFQGLKNVCAITVVHKVLRLLVASAEGYLYVYNLDSTEGGDCTLLKQHRLDGKRDEVDCASASTAGSTEPPSGTNTARIVQNTACINSYAGVLRGRSPDSMSESEKYHEMIAATESPPGFSGSFRLKDDTEFPPVTQRTD